From the genome of Geminocystis herdmanii PCC 6308, one region includes:
- the hemF gene encoding oxygen-dependent coproporphyrinogen oxidase: protein MTVLTQEKTAIQNNLPPSNSREKAREFVKTLQDQICQGLEAVDGKAKFHEDNWQREEGGGGRTRVISDGGVFEQGGVNFSEVWGDTLPPSILVQRPEAAGHGFYATGTSMVLHPKNPYVPTVHLNYRYFEAGPVWWFGGGADLTPYYGFEEDAIHFHQTLKQACDKHHPEYYPAFKRWCDEYFYLKHRQEARGIGGIFFDYLDDRGILYGGSDHNGLAHQYSEKVGQVSHSWEDLFNFAQSCGNAFLPSYIPIVERRNSMEYGDRERQFQLYRRGRYVEFNLVYDRGTIFGLQTNGRTESILMSLPPLTRWEYGYKPEAGSVEAKLTEYFLQSRDWA from the coding sequence ATGACGGTATTAACTCAAGAAAAAACAGCTATTCAAAATAACTTACCCCCTAGCAATTCCAGAGAAAAAGCTAGAGAATTTGTGAAAACATTACAAGATCAAATTTGTCAAGGTTTAGAGGCAGTGGATGGAAAAGCAAAATTTCATGAAGACAACTGGCAAAGAGAAGAAGGAGGCGGAGGACGCACAAGAGTAATCTCAGATGGTGGCGTTTTTGAACAAGGGGGGGTTAATTTTTCGGAAGTGTGGGGCGATACTTTACCACCTTCCATTTTAGTACAACGTCCCGAAGCAGCAGGGCATGGTTTTTACGCTACAGGTACATCTATGGTATTGCATCCTAAAAATCCCTATGTACCTACAGTACACCTCAATTATCGTTACTTTGAAGCAGGTCCTGTATGGTGGTTTGGCGGTGGTGCAGATTTAACTCCCTACTATGGTTTTGAAGAAGATGCGATTCATTTTCACCAAACTTTAAAACAAGCCTGTGACAAGCATCATCCTGAATACTATCCTGCCTTTAAGCGTTGGTGTGATGAGTATTTTTACTTAAAACATCGTCAGGAAGCTCGTGGTATTGGTGGCATTTTCTTTGATTATTTGGACGATCGAGGTATTCTTTATGGAGGCTCAGATCATAATGGATTAGCTCATCAGTATAGCGAAAAAGTGGGTCAAGTGTCTCATTCTTGGGAAGATTTATTTAATTTTGCTCAAAGTTGTGGTAATGCCTTTTTACCTTCTTATATCCCCATTGTCGAACGCCGTAACAGTATGGAATATGGAGACAGAGAGCGTCAATTCCAATTATATCGTCGTGGGCGTTATGTGGAATTTAATTTAGTGTACGATCGAGGTACTATTTTTGGTTTACAAACTAATGGACGAACAGAATCTATTTTAATGTCTTTACCTCCTCTTACCCGTTGGGAATATGGCTATAAACCCGAAGCAGGAAGCGTGGAAGCAAAATTAACAGAATATTTCTTACAATCGAGAGATTGGGCATAA
- the hemB gene encoding porphobilinogen synthase — MSLLLHRPRRLRRTESLRSMVQENQLTVNDLIYPVFVIEGENIKQEIPSMPNCYRFSLDLLLLELQEVFDLGINAIALFPLIADEKKDNEGKESYNPNGLVQRTVKTIKTKIPQLTVITDIALDPYSTYGHDGIVKDGEILNDETVEVLVKMALSHAEAGADMVAPSDMMDGRIGAIRKALDEEGWINTGILAYSAKYASAYYGPFRDALESAPKFGDKKTYQMDYANGKEAIKEVALDIKEGADMVMIKPALAYLDIIRRVRDYTNLPVVAYNVSGEYSMIKAGSQRGWIDEDKVVLETLTSMKRAGADLIFTYFAKQVAQQLSQHS; from the coding sequence ATGTCTTTATTATTACATCGCCCTAGACGTTTACGCCGTACAGAATCACTTCGATCGATGGTACAAGAGAACCAATTAACCGTCAATGATTTAATTTATCCCGTATTTGTGATAGAAGGGGAAAACATCAAACAGGAAATACCCTCCATGCCGAATTGTTATCGTTTTTCCCTCGATTTATTACTTTTAGAATTACAAGAAGTATTTGATTTAGGCATAAATGCGATCGCACTTTTTCCCTTAATTGCTGATGAAAAAAAAGACAACGAAGGTAAAGAAAGTTATAACCCTAATGGTTTAGTACAACGTACCGTCAAAACTATTAAAACAAAAATACCACAATTAACCGTAATTACCGATATTGCCCTTGATCCTTACTCTACTTACGGTCATGATGGTATTGTTAAAGACGGAGAAATATTGAATGATGAAACTGTGGAAGTCTTAGTAAAAATGGCGTTATCCCATGCTGAGGCAGGAGCGGATATGGTTGCACCTTCGGATATGATGGACGGTAGAATTGGGGCAATTAGAAAAGCATTGGATGAGGAAGGTTGGATAAATACAGGAATCCTAGCCTATTCAGCAAAATATGCCTCAGCTTATTATGGACCCTTTCGAGATGCTTTAGAGTCAGCACCAAAATTTGGCGATAAAAAAACTTATCAGATGGATTACGCCAACGGGAAAGAAGCGATTAAAGAAGTAGCTTTAGATATTAAAGAGGGTGCAGATATGGTAATGATTAAACCAGCTTTAGCCTATTTAGACATTATTCGACGAGTGCGAGACTATACCAATTTACCCGTAGTCGCCTATAACGTTAGTGGTGAGTATTCGATGATAAAAGCAGGTAGTCAAAGAGGTTGGATAGATGAGGATAAAGTAGTGTTAGAAACCCTTACCAGTATGAAAAGGGCAGGTGCAGACTTGATTTTTACCTATTTTGCCAAACAAGTAGCCCAACAGTTAAGCCAACATTCATAA
- a CDS encoding type II toxin-antitoxin system HicA family toxin gives MPKNIPSLKPKELIKILEKAGCQYYREGKGDHRLYFREFEGKKRVVPIDIGAKEMSPPYVLRIFRQFGFTDNEIQILIK, from the coding sequence ATGCCTAAAAATATACCTTCCCTTAAACCCAAAGAACTAATTAAGATTTTAGAAAAAGCTGGGTGTCAATATTATCGAGAAGGAAAAGGAGATCATCGTCTATACTTTCGTGAATTTGAGGGCAAAAAAAGAGTTGTGCCTATTGATATAGGGGCAAAAGAAATGTCCCCTCCTTATGTACTCAGAATTTTTAGACAATTTGGTTTTACAGATAATGAAATACAAATCTTAATTAAGTAA
- a CDS encoding type II toxin-antitoxin system HicB family antitoxin yields the protein MNFHTIILRESKKYWVSLCLENGLVAQGETQQQAIDKLQEAIVSFEEIYQSEDDIYSSPLSIKELHEFLTIEEETDIYELRKVYA from the coding sequence TTAAGAGAAAGTAAAAAATATTGGGTTTCATTATGTTTAGAGAATGGTTTAGTGGCACAGGGTGAAACTCAACAACAAGCTATTGATAAACTTCAAGAAGCGATCGTCTCTTTTGAAGAAATTTATCAATCTGAAGATGATATTTATTCCTCTCCTCTCTCCATTAAAGAATTACACGAATTTTTAACTATAGAAGAAGAAACAGATATTTATGAATTAAGGAAAGTATATGCCTAA